One genomic segment of Pongo pygmaeus isolate AG05252 chromosome 19, NHGRI_mPonPyg2-v2.0_pri, whole genome shotgun sequence includes these proteins:
- the AATK gene encoding serine/threonine-protein kinase LMTK1 isoform X3: protein MLACLCCKKGGIGFKEFENAEGDEYVADLAQGSPATAAQNGPDVYVLPLTEVSLPMAKQPGRSVQLLKSTDLGRHSLLYLKEIGHGWFGKVFLGEVNSGVSSAQVVVKELQASASVQEQMQFLEEAQPYRALKHSNLLQCLAQCAEVTPYLLVMEFCPLGDLKGYLRSCRVAESMAPDPLTLQRMACEVACGILHLHRNNYVHSDLALRNCLLTADLTVKIGDYGLAHCKYREDYFVTADQLWVPLRWIAPELVDEVHSNLLVVDQTKSGNVWSLGVTIWELFELGTQPYPQHSDQQVLAYAVREQQLKLPKPQLQLTLSDRWYEVMQFCWLQPEQRPTAEEVHLLLSYLCAKGATEAEEEFERRWRSLRPGGGGVGPGPGAVGPMLGGVVEFAAASSFPLLEQFAGDGFHADGDDVLTVTETSRGLNFEYKWEAGRGAEAFPATLSPGRTARLQELCAPDGAPPGVVPVLSAHSPSLGSEYFIRLEEAAPAAGHDPDCAGCAPSPPATADQDDDSDGSTAASLAMEPLLGHGPPVDVPWGRGDHYPRRSLARDPLCPSPSLSPGPLRLAEGEAEDADWGVAAFCPPFFEDPLGTSPLGSSGAPPLPLTGEDELEEVGARRAAQRGHWRSNVSANNNSGSRCPESWDPSSAGCHAEGCPSPKQTPRASPEPGYPGEPLLGLQAPSAQEPGCCPGLPHPCPAQGLAPAPCLVTPSWTETAGSGGDHPQAEPKLATEAEGTAGPCLPLPSVPSPSQEGAPLPSEEASAPDTPDALPDSPTPATGGEVSATKLASALNGSSSSPEVEAPSSEDEDTAEATSGIFTDTSSDGLQAERPDVVPAFRSLQKQVGTPDSVDSLDIPSSASDGGYEVFSPSAAGPSGGQPRALDSGYDTENYESPEFVLKEAQEGCEPQAFAELASEVEGTGPETRLSTSPSGLNEKNPYRDSAYFSDLEAEAEPTSGPEKKCGGDQAPGPGLDLPSTGQPSEQASLRPGVSGEAQGSGPGEVLPPLLRLEGSSPEPSTCPSGLGPEPPEPQGPAEVPPGPSPSCSQFFLLTPVPLRSEGNSSEFQGPPGLLSGPAPQKRMGGPGTPRAPLRLALPGLPAALEGRPEEEEEDSEDSDESDEELRCYSVQEPSEDSEEEAPAVPVVVAESQSARNLRSLLKMPSLLSEAFCEDLERKKKAVSFFDDVTVYLFDQESPTRELGEPFPGAKESPPTFLTGSPGSPSAPNRPQQADGSPDGSTAEEGGGFAWDDDFPPMPAKAAFAMALDPAAPAPAAPTPTPTPTPTPTPTPTPTPTPAPFSRFTVSPAPTSTSTSTSTSTSTSRFSITHVSDLDAESMRGPEAGAGGDSKEA from the exons TGCAGCTCCTCAAGTCCACGGACCTGGGCCGGCACAGCCTCCTGTACCTGAAGGAAATCGGCCATGGCTGGTTTGGGAAG GTGTTCCTGGGGGAGGTGAACTCTGGCGTCAGCAGTGCCCAGGTGGTGGTGAAGGAGCTGCAGGCCAGTGCCAGCGTGCAGGAGCAGATGCAGTTCCTGGAGGAGGCGCAGCCCTACAG AGCCCTGAAGCACAGCAACCTGCTCCAGTGCCTGGCCCAGTGCGCCGAGGTGACGCCCTACCTGCTGGTGATGGAGTTCTGCCCGCTG GGGGACCTCAAGGGCTACCTGCGGAGCTGCCGGGTGGCGGAGTCCATGGCGCCCGACCCCCTGACCCTGCAGCGCATGGCTTGTGAGGTGGCCTGTGGCATCCTGCATCTACATCGTAACAACTACGTGCACAG CGACCTGGCCCTGCGGAACTGCCTGCTCACGGCTGACCTGACGGTGAAGATTGGTGACTATggcctggctcactgcaagtacaga GAAGACTACTTCGTGACCGCCGACCAGCTGTGGGTGCCTCTGCGCTGGATCGCGCCGGAGCTAGTGGACGAGGTGCACAGCAACCTGCTCGTCGTGGACCAGACCAAGAGCGGGAATGTGTG GTCCCTGGGCGTGACCATCTGGGAGCTCTTTGAGCTGGGCACGCAGCCCTATCCCCAGCACTCGGACCAGCAGGTGCTGGCGTATGCGGTCCGGGAGCAGCAGCTCAAGCTGCCCAAGCCCCAGCTGCAGCTGACCCTGTCGGACCGCTG GTACGAGGTGATGCAGTTCTGCTGGCTGCAGCCGGAGCAGCGGCCCACAGCCGAGGAGGTGCACCTGCTGCTGTCCTACCTGTGTGCCAAGGGCGCCACCGAAGCTGAAGAGGAGTTTGAACGGCGCTGGCGCTCTCTGCGGCCCGGCGGGGGCGGCGTGGGGCCCGGCCCCGGTGCGGTGGGGCCCATGCTGGGCGGCGTGGTGGAGTTTGCCGCTGCCTCGTCCTTTCCGCTGCTGGAGCAGTTCGCGGGCGACGGCTTCCACGCGGACGGCGACGACGTGCTGACGGTGACGGAGACCAGCCGAGGCCTCAACTTTGAGTACAAGTGGGAGGCGGGCCGCGGCGCGGAGGCCTTCCCGGCCACGCTGAGCCCGGGCCGCACCGCACGCCTGCAGGAGCTGTGCGCCCCCGACGGCGCGCCCCCGGGCGTGGTTCCGGTGCTCAGCGCGCACAGCCCATCGCTGGGCAGCGAGTACTTCATCCGCCTAGAGGAGGCCGCGCCTGCCGCCGGCCACGACCCTGACTGCGCCGGCTGCGCCCCCAGTCCACCTGCCACTGCGGACCAGGACGACGACTCTGACGGCAGCACCGCCGCCTCGCTGGCCATGGAGCCGCTCCTGGGCCACGGGCCACCCGTCGACGTCCCCTGGGGCCGCGGCGACCACTACCCCCGCAGAAGCTTGGCGCGGGACCCGCTCTGCCCCTCGCCCTCGCTCTCGCCCGGGCCCCTGAGGCTGGCGGAGGGAGAAGCGGAGGATGCAGACTGGGGCGTGGCTGCCTTCTGTCCGCCCTTTTTCGAGGACCCACTGGGCACGTCCCCTTTGGGGAGCTCAGGGGCGCCGCCGCTGCCGCTGACCGGCGAGGATGAGCTGGAGGAGGTGGGAGCGCGGAGGGCCGCCCAGCGCGGACACTGGCGCTCCAACGTGTCAGCCAACAACAACAGCGGCAGCCGCTGTCCAGAGTCCTGGGACCCCAGTTCTGCGGGCTGCCACGCTGAGGGCTGCCCCAGTCCAAAGCAGACCCCACGGGCCTCCCCCGAGCCGGGGTACCCCGGAGAGCCTCTGCTTGGGCTCCAGGCACCCTCTGCCCAGGAGCCAGGCTGCTGCCCTGGCCTCCCTCATCCATGccctgcccagggcctggcacctgCTCCCTGCCTGGTCACACCCTCCTGGACAGAGACAGCCGGTAGTGGGGGTGACCACCCACAGGCAGAGCCCAAGCTTGCCACGGAGGCTGAGGGCACTGCCGGACCCTGCCTGCCCCTTCCTTCTgtcccctccccatcccaggaGGGAGCCCCACTTCCCTCGGAGGAGGCCAGTGCCCCTGACACCCCTGACGCCCTGCCTGACTCGCCTACGCCTGCTACTGGTGGCGAGGTGTCTGCCACCAAGCTGGCTTCTGCCCTGAATGGCAGCAGCAGCTCCCCCGAGGTGGAGGCACCCAGTAGTGAGGACGAGGACACGGCTGAGGCCACCTCAGGCATCTTCACCGACACATCCAGCGACGGCCTGCAGGCTGAGAGGCCGGATGTGGTGCCAGCCTTCCGCTCTCTGCAGAAGCAGGTGGGAACCCCCGACTCCGTGGACTCTCTGGACATCCCGTCCTCAGCCAGTGATGGTGGCTATGAGGTCTTCAGCCCATCGGCCGCCGGCCCCTCTGGAGGGCAGCCCCGAGCGCTGGACAGTGGCTATGACACGGAGAACTATGAGTCCCCCGAGTTTGTGCTCAAGGAGGCGCAGGAAGGGTGTGAGCCCCAGGCCTTTGCGGAGCTGGCCTCAGAGGTCGAGGGCACCGGGCCCGAGACGCGGCTCTCCACCTCCCCCAGTGGCCTCAACGAGAAGAATCCCTACCGAGACTCTGCCTACTTCTCagacctggaggctgaggccgagCCCACCTCAGGCCCAGAGAAGAAGTGCGGTGGGGACCAAGCCCCCGGGCCAGGGCTGGACCTACCGAGCACTGGGCAGCCGTCTGAGCAGGCCTCCCTCAGGCCTGGGGTTTCCGGGGAGGCACAAGGCTCTGGCCCCGGGGAGGTGCTGCCCCCACTGCTGCGGCTTGAAGGGTCCTCCCCAGAGCCCAGCACCTGCCCTTCGGGCCTGGGCCCAGAGCCTCCGGAGCCCCAAGGCCCAGCCGAGGTGCCGCCTGGGCCCAGCCCCAGCTGCTCCCAGTTTTTCCTGCTGACCCCGGTTCCGCTGAGATCAGAAGGCAACAGCTCTGAGTTCCAGGGGCCCCCAGGACTGTTGTCAGGGCCGGCCCCACAAAAGCGGATGGGGGGCCCAGGCACCCCCAGAGCCCCACTCCGCCTAGCTCTGCCAGGCCTCCCTGCGGCCTTGGAGGGCCGgccggaggaggaggaggaggacagtgAGGACAGCGACGAGTCTGACGAGGAGCTCCGCTGCTACAGCGTCCAGGAGCCTAGCGAGGACAGCGAAGAGGAGGCGCCGGCGGTGCCCGTGGTGGTGGCTGAGAGCCAGAGCGCGCGCAACCTGCGCAGCCTGCTCAAGATGCCCAGCCTGCTGTCCGAGGCCTTCTGCGAGGACCTGGAACGTAAGAAGAAGGCCGTGTCCTTCTTCGACGACGTCACCGTCTACCTCTTTGACCAG GAAAGCCCCACCCGGGAGCTCGGGGAGCCCTTCCCGGGGGCTAAGGAATCGCCCCCCACGTTCCTTACGGGGAGCCCCGGCTCTCCCAGCGCCCCCAACCGGCCGCAGCAGGCTGATGGCTCCCCCGATGGCTCCACAGCGGAAGAGG GTGGTGGGTTCGCGTGGGATGACGACTTCCCGCCGATGCCGGCCAAGGCAGCCTTCGCCATGGCCCTAGACCCGGCCGCACCCGCCCCGGCTGCGCCCACGCCCACGCCCACGCCCACGCCCACGCCCACGCCCACGCCCACGCCCACGCCCACGCCCGCTCCCTTCTCGCGCTTCACGGTGTCGCCCGCGCCCACGTCCACGTCCACGTCCACGTCCACGTCCACGTCCACGTCCCGCTTCTCCATCACGCACGTGTCTGACTTGGACGCCGAGTCCATGAGAG GACCTGAAGCAGGTGCCGGGGGTGACAGTAAAGAGGCTTGA
- the AATK gene encoding serine/threonine-protein kinase LMTK1 isoform X2: protein MPDGAPLSELSWPSSLAVVAVSFSGLFAVIVLMLACLCCKKGGIGFKEFENAEGDEYVADLAQGSPATAAQNGPDVYVLPLTEVSLPMAKQPGRSVQLLKSTDLGRHSLLYLKEIGHGWFGKVFLGEVNSGVSSAQVVVKELQASASVQEQMQFLEEAQPYRALKHSNLLQCLAQCAEVTPYLLVMEFCPLGDLKGYLRSCRVAESMAPDPLTLQRMACEVACGILHLHRNNYVHSDLALRNCLLTADLTVKIGDYGLAHCKYREDYFVTADQLWVPLRWIAPELVDEVHSNLLVVDQTKSGNVWSLGVTIWELFELGTQPYPQHSDQQVLAYAVREQQLKLPKPQLQLTLSDRWYEVMQFCWLQPEQRPTAEEVHLLLSYLCAKGATEAEEEFERRWRSLRPGGGGVGPGPGAVGPMLGGVVEFAAASSFPLLEQFAGDGFHADGDDVLTVTETSRGLNFEYKWEAGRGAEAFPATLSPGRTARLQELCAPDGAPPGVVPVLSAHSPSLGSEYFIRLEEAAPAAGHDPDCAGCAPSPPATADQDDDSDGSTAASLAMEPLLGHGPPVDVPWGRGDHYPRRSLARDPLCPSPSLSPGPLRLAEGEAEDADWGVAAFCPPFFEDPLGTSPLGSSGAPPLPLTGEDELEEVGARRAAQRGHWRSNVSANNNSGSRCPESWDPSSAGCHAEGCPSPKQTPRASPEPGYPGEPLLGLQAPSAQEPGCCPGLPHPCPAQGLAPAPCLVTPSWTETAGSGGDHPQAEPKLATEAEGTAGPCLPLPSVPSPSQEGAPLPSEEASAPDTPDALPDSPTPATGGEVSATKLASALNGSSSSPEVEAPSSEDEDTAEATSGIFTDTSSDGLQAERPDVVPAFRSLQKQVGTPDSVDSLDIPSSASDGGYEVFSPSAAGPSGGQPRALDSGYDTENYESPEFVLKEAQEGCEPQAFAELASEVEGTGPETRLSTSPSGLNEKNPYRDSAYFSDLEAEAEPTSGPEKKCGGDQAPGPGLDLPSTGQPSEQASLRPGVSGEAQGSGPGEVLPPLLRLEGSSPEPSTCPSGLGPEPPEPQGPAEVPPGPSPSCSQFFLLTPVPLRSEGNSSEFQGPPGLLSGPAPQKRMGGPGTPRAPLRLALPGLPAALEGRPEEEEEDSEDSDESDEELRCYSVQEPSEDSEEEAPAVPVVVAESQSARNLRSLLKMPSLLSEAFCEDLERKKKAVSFFDDVTVYLFDQESPTRELGEPFPGAKESPPTFLTGSPGSPSAPNRPQQADGSPDGSTAEEGGGFAWDDDFPPMPAKAAFAMALDPAAPAPAAPTPTPTPTPTPTPTPTPTPTPAPFSRFTVSPAPTSTSTSTSTSTSTSRFSITHVSDLDAESMRGPEAGAGGDSKEA from the exons TGCAGCTCCTCAAGTCCACGGACCTGGGCCGGCACAGCCTCCTGTACCTGAAGGAAATCGGCCATGGCTGGTTTGGGAAG GTGTTCCTGGGGGAGGTGAACTCTGGCGTCAGCAGTGCCCAGGTGGTGGTGAAGGAGCTGCAGGCCAGTGCCAGCGTGCAGGAGCAGATGCAGTTCCTGGAGGAGGCGCAGCCCTACAG AGCCCTGAAGCACAGCAACCTGCTCCAGTGCCTGGCCCAGTGCGCCGAGGTGACGCCCTACCTGCTGGTGATGGAGTTCTGCCCGCTG GGGGACCTCAAGGGCTACCTGCGGAGCTGCCGGGTGGCGGAGTCCATGGCGCCCGACCCCCTGACCCTGCAGCGCATGGCTTGTGAGGTGGCCTGTGGCATCCTGCATCTACATCGTAACAACTACGTGCACAG CGACCTGGCCCTGCGGAACTGCCTGCTCACGGCTGACCTGACGGTGAAGATTGGTGACTATggcctggctcactgcaagtacaga GAAGACTACTTCGTGACCGCCGACCAGCTGTGGGTGCCTCTGCGCTGGATCGCGCCGGAGCTAGTGGACGAGGTGCACAGCAACCTGCTCGTCGTGGACCAGACCAAGAGCGGGAATGTGTG GTCCCTGGGCGTGACCATCTGGGAGCTCTTTGAGCTGGGCACGCAGCCCTATCCCCAGCACTCGGACCAGCAGGTGCTGGCGTATGCGGTCCGGGAGCAGCAGCTCAAGCTGCCCAAGCCCCAGCTGCAGCTGACCCTGTCGGACCGCTG GTACGAGGTGATGCAGTTCTGCTGGCTGCAGCCGGAGCAGCGGCCCACAGCCGAGGAGGTGCACCTGCTGCTGTCCTACCTGTGTGCCAAGGGCGCCACCGAAGCTGAAGAGGAGTTTGAACGGCGCTGGCGCTCTCTGCGGCCCGGCGGGGGCGGCGTGGGGCCCGGCCCCGGTGCGGTGGGGCCCATGCTGGGCGGCGTGGTGGAGTTTGCCGCTGCCTCGTCCTTTCCGCTGCTGGAGCAGTTCGCGGGCGACGGCTTCCACGCGGACGGCGACGACGTGCTGACGGTGACGGAGACCAGCCGAGGCCTCAACTTTGAGTACAAGTGGGAGGCGGGCCGCGGCGCGGAGGCCTTCCCGGCCACGCTGAGCCCGGGCCGCACCGCACGCCTGCAGGAGCTGTGCGCCCCCGACGGCGCGCCCCCGGGCGTGGTTCCGGTGCTCAGCGCGCACAGCCCATCGCTGGGCAGCGAGTACTTCATCCGCCTAGAGGAGGCCGCGCCTGCCGCCGGCCACGACCCTGACTGCGCCGGCTGCGCCCCCAGTCCACCTGCCACTGCGGACCAGGACGACGACTCTGACGGCAGCACCGCCGCCTCGCTGGCCATGGAGCCGCTCCTGGGCCACGGGCCACCCGTCGACGTCCCCTGGGGCCGCGGCGACCACTACCCCCGCAGAAGCTTGGCGCGGGACCCGCTCTGCCCCTCGCCCTCGCTCTCGCCCGGGCCCCTGAGGCTGGCGGAGGGAGAAGCGGAGGATGCAGACTGGGGCGTGGCTGCCTTCTGTCCGCCCTTTTTCGAGGACCCACTGGGCACGTCCCCTTTGGGGAGCTCAGGGGCGCCGCCGCTGCCGCTGACCGGCGAGGATGAGCTGGAGGAGGTGGGAGCGCGGAGGGCCGCCCAGCGCGGACACTGGCGCTCCAACGTGTCAGCCAACAACAACAGCGGCAGCCGCTGTCCAGAGTCCTGGGACCCCAGTTCTGCGGGCTGCCACGCTGAGGGCTGCCCCAGTCCAAAGCAGACCCCACGGGCCTCCCCCGAGCCGGGGTACCCCGGAGAGCCTCTGCTTGGGCTCCAGGCACCCTCTGCCCAGGAGCCAGGCTGCTGCCCTGGCCTCCCTCATCCATGccctgcccagggcctggcacctgCTCCCTGCCTGGTCACACCCTCCTGGACAGAGACAGCCGGTAGTGGGGGTGACCACCCACAGGCAGAGCCCAAGCTTGCCACGGAGGCTGAGGGCACTGCCGGACCCTGCCTGCCCCTTCCTTCTgtcccctccccatcccaggaGGGAGCCCCACTTCCCTCGGAGGAGGCCAGTGCCCCTGACACCCCTGACGCCCTGCCTGACTCGCCTACGCCTGCTACTGGTGGCGAGGTGTCTGCCACCAAGCTGGCTTCTGCCCTGAATGGCAGCAGCAGCTCCCCCGAGGTGGAGGCACCCAGTAGTGAGGACGAGGACACGGCTGAGGCCACCTCAGGCATCTTCACCGACACATCCAGCGACGGCCTGCAGGCTGAGAGGCCGGATGTGGTGCCAGCCTTCCGCTCTCTGCAGAAGCAGGTGGGAACCCCCGACTCCGTGGACTCTCTGGACATCCCGTCCTCAGCCAGTGATGGTGGCTATGAGGTCTTCAGCCCATCGGCCGCCGGCCCCTCTGGAGGGCAGCCCCGAGCGCTGGACAGTGGCTATGACACGGAGAACTATGAGTCCCCCGAGTTTGTGCTCAAGGAGGCGCAGGAAGGGTGTGAGCCCCAGGCCTTTGCGGAGCTGGCCTCAGAGGTCGAGGGCACCGGGCCCGAGACGCGGCTCTCCACCTCCCCCAGTGGCCTCAACGAGAAGAATCCCTACCGAGACTCTGCCTACTTCTCagacctggaggctgaggccgagCCCACCTCAGGCCCAGAGAAGAAGTGCGGTGGGGACCAAGCCCCCGGGCCAGGGCTGGACCTACCGAGCACTGGGCAGCCGTCTGAGCAGGCCTCCCTCAGGCCTGGGGTTTCCGGGGAGGCACAAGGCTCTGGCCCCGGGGAGGTGCTGCCCCCACTGCTGCGGCTTGAAGGGTCCTCCCCAGAGCCCAGCACCTGCCCTTCGGGCCTGGGCCCAGAGCCTCCGGAGCCCCAAGGCCCAGCCGAGGTGCCGCCTGGGCCCAGCCCCAGCTGCTCCCAGTTTTTCCTGCTGACCCCGGTTCCGCTGAGATCAGAAGGCAACAGCTCTGAGTTCCAGGGGCCCCCAGGACTGTTGTCAGGGCCGGCCCCACAAAAGCGGATGGGGGGCCCAGGCACCCCCAGAGCCCCACTCCGCCTAGCTCTGCCAGGCCTCCCTGCGGCCTTGGAGGGCCGgccggaggaggaggaggaggacagtgAGGACAGCGACGAGTCTGACGAGGAGCTCCGCTGCTACAGCGTCCAGGAGCCTAGCGAGGACAGCGAAGAGGAGGCGCCGGCGGTGCCCGTGGTGGTGGCTGAGAGCCAGAGCGCGCGCAACCTGCGCAGCCTGCTCAAGATGCCCAGCCTGCTGTCCGAGGCCTTCTGCGAGGACCTGGAACGTAAGAAGAAGGCCGTGTCCTTCTTCGACGACGTCACCGTCTACCTCTTTGACCAG GAAAGCCCCACCCGGGAGCTCGGGGAGCCCTTCCCGGGGGCTAAGGAATCGCCCCCCACGTTCCTTACGGGGAGCCCCGGCTCTCCCAGCGCCCCCAACCGGCCGCAGCAGGCTGATGGCTCCCCCGATGGCTCCACAGCGGAAGAGG GTGGTGGGTTCGCGTGGGATGACGACTTCCCGCCGATGCCGGCCAAGGCAGCCTTCGCCATGGCCCTAGACCCGGCCGCACCCGCCCCGGCTGCGCCCACGCCCACGCCCACGCCCACGCCCACGCCCACGCCCACGCCCACGCCCACGCCCACGCCCGCTCCCTTCTCGCGCTTCACGGTGTCGCCCGCGCCCACGTCCACGTCCACGTCCACGTCCACGTCCACGTCCACGTCCCGCTTCTCCATCACGCACGTGTCTGACTTGGACGCCGAGTCCATGAGAG GACCTGAAGCAGGTGCCGGGGGTGACAGTAAAGAGGCTTGA